One genomic segment of Pedobacter endophyticus includes these proteins:
- a CDS encoding 3-keto-disaccharide hydrolase: protein MKKIFLSACILLAVTQISKAQKGFKPLFDGKTTTGWHTYNKTGVGSAWQVQDGALHLDLATKGKDGGGDLVTDKEYGNFHLKYDWKVAPKANSGLIFYVHEDPQYHATYSTGLEMQVIDNDGHPDGKFPKHRAGDLYDLVKSASEPVKPVGEWNKAEIISKNGKLTLILNGVTVVKTTLWDENWKSIVANSKFATWKDWGAFKTGKIALQDHGDEVWYKNISIKEL, encoded by the coding sequence ATGAAAAAAATCTTCCTTTCTGCCTGTATATTACTTGCAGTAACCCAAATATCAAAAGCACAAAAAGGCTTTAAGCCATTATTTGATGGCAAAACAACAACTGGCTGGCACACTTATAACAAAACTGGCGTTGGCAGTGCCTGGCAAGTTCAGGATGGCGCATTACACCTGGATTTAGCTACTAAAGGTAAAGATGGCGGTGGCGATTTAGTAACCGATAAGGAGTACGGCAACTTCCACTTAAAATACGATTGGAAAGTAGCTCCCAAAGCAAATAGCGGCTTAATATTCTACGTTCATGAAGATCCTCAATACCACGCGACATATTCTACAGGGTTAGAAATGCAGGTAATTGACAACGATGGACACCCAGATGGCAAATTTCCAAAACATCGTGCCGGCGACCTGTACGATTTGGTTAAAAGCGCTTCGGAACCTGTTAAACCAGTAGGCGAATGGAATAAAGCAGAAATAATAAGTAAAAATGGTAAATTAACCTTAATTTTAAATGGTGTTACCGTTGTTAAAACTACGCTTTGGGATGAGAACTGGAAAAGTATTGTAGCAAACAGCAAATTTGCAACCTGGAAAGATTGGGGCGCATTTAAAACCGGCAAAATTGCGCTTCAAGATCATGGCGACGAAGTGTGGTACAAGAATATATCAATAAAAGAACTATAA
- a CDS encoding Gfo/Idh/MocA family protein gives MKTEQNNKNTSNRRDFIKTSAIAAAAFMIVPRHVLGGPGYLAPSDRLLVAGIGVGGKGESDLNMFYKSGKADIAFLCDVDDRRAANSVKAFPKAKYYKDWREMLDKEHKNFDAVSVSTPDHNHAIQALAAMQLGKHVYVQKPLTHDIYEARILTAAAKKYKVVTQMGNQGASNDGPRQMKEWYEAGLIGDVHTVYAWTNRPVWPQGIPWPDKKAEIPKELDWNLWLGTAPEKDYVDKLVPFNWRGWWDYGTGALGDMGCHLIEAPFSVLNLKYAKEVEASVGSVYVDEFKRGYFPESCPPSSHVTLKFPKTSKTKGDVTLHWMDGGIQPERPEELEANETFGDGGNGTLFIGTKGKMMSETYSANPKLLPLSRNKDIKVAPKYARVPEGANGHYKQWVEAAIAGYGKQEVSSPFEIAGPLTEALLMANLAIRSFDIQKTVNGKTSYPGRYTKMLWDNDNMKVTNFDEANQFVKREYRKGWNNLTL, from the coding sequence AGCGATCGTTTACTTGTTGCAGGTATCGGCGTAGGCGGAAAAGGCGAAAGTGATCTGAATATGTTTTACAAAAGCGGAAAGGCAGATATTGCTTTTTTATGTGATGTAGACGATCGCCGTGCAGCAAATAGCGTAAAAGCTTTCCCGAAAGCCAAATACTATAAAGACTGGCGGGAAATGTTGGACAAGGAACACAAAAATTTCGACGCCGTTTCGGTGTCCACTCCCGATCATAACCACGCCATACAAGCACTTGCCGCCATGCAGTTAGGCAAACATGTATACGTTCAAAAACCATTAACCCACGATATATACGAAGCACGTATTTTAACTGCTGCGGCAAAAAAATATAAAGTAGTGACCCAAATGGGTAATCAAGGTGCTTCAAACGACGGTCCCCGTCAGATGAAAGAATGGTATGAAGCCGGTTTAATCGGCGATGTGCATACCGTTTACGCATGGACCAATCGTCCGGTTTGGCCACAAGGCATTCCCTGGCCAGATAAAAAAGCAGAGATTCCAAAAGAATTAGATTGGAATTTATGGTTGGGAACTGCGCCTGAAAAAGATTATGTAGACAAATTGGTTCCATTTAACTGGCGTGGCTGGTGGGATTACGGAACCGGCGCACTTGGCGATATGGGCTGCCATTTAATTGAGGCTCCGTTTAGTGTGTTGAATTTAAAATATGCCAAAGAAGTTGAGGCAAGTGTGGGTTCGGTATATGTAGATGAGTTTAAACGTGGGTATTTTCCAGAAAGTTGCCCTCCATCAAGTCACGTAACCCTGAAATTCCCAAAAACCAGCAAAACAAAAGGCGATGTGACCTTACATTGGATGGACGGCGGTATACAACCCGAACGCCCGGAAGAGTTAGAAGCTAACGAGACTTTTGGCGATGGTGGAAATGGAACCTTGTTTATTGGTACCAAAGGGAAAATGATGTCTGAAACCTACAGCGCAAACCCTAAATTGTTGCCGTTAAGCCGAAACAAGGATATTAAAGTGGCTCCAAAATATGCACGCGTACCCGAGGGCGCAAACGGCCATTACAAACAATGGGTAGAAGCTGCAATTGCTGGTTATGGCAAACAAGAGGTAAGTTCGCCTTTCGAAATTGCTGGTCCGCTAACCGAAGCATTATTAATGGCCAACCTGGCAATAAGAAGTTTCGATATTCAGAAAACAGTGAATGGCAAAACCAGCTATCCAGGAAGGTACACCAAAATGCTTTGGGATAACGACAACATGAAAGTAACCAACTTTGATGAAGCAAACCAGTTTGTAAAACGCGAATACCGTAAAGGCTGGAACAATTTAACACTCTAA
- a CDS encoding TIM barrel protein translates to MLTRRNFLLSGSMAAAAALLVPSFACMGSKKNVGLQLYSLRDELPKDVKGTIEKVAKAGFNQVEAYGFSIKDQFWGLDPVKFKQLLDDNGLYAPSGHYGLTDYLSTGDQAELEEAIVAAKMLGSEYITIPWLNEEIRKTADDYKKVAEKINVAGQECKKAGLKLAYHNHNFEFEKQGETSGYEILLAETDKNLVNFELDLYWVVRAGHDPIKLFKENPGRFTMWHVKDMDKANPDLNAEVGTGSIDFKPIFAEAKLSGMKYFFVEHETNYKPNPVASVTASCAYIKKELI, encoded by the coding sequence ATGCTTACAAGAAGAAATTTTTTATTAAGCGGCAGCATGGCTGCGGCCGCTGCACTTTTGGTACCATCGTTTGCCTGCATGGGCAGTAAAAAGAATGTCGGTCTGCAACTTTACTCCCTACGCGATGAATTGCCTAAAGATGTTAAAGGAACGATTGAAAAAGTGGCAAAAGCTGGTTTTAATCAGGTAGAAGCTTATGGCTTTTCTATTAAAGATCAGTTTTGGGGTCTTGATCCTGTAAAGTTCAAACAGCTTTTAGATGATAACGGGTTATATGCGCCAAGTGGACACTATGGATTAACCGACTATTTATCAACTGGTGATCAAGCCGAATTAGAAGAAGCAATTGTTGCTGCCAAAATGTTGGGAAGCGAATATATAACCATTCCCTGGCTTAATGAAGAGATCAGAAAAACTGCCGACGATTATAAAAAGGTTGCTGAAAAAATAAATGTGGCCGGTCAGGAATGCAAAAAAGCAGGACTGAAATTAGCCTACCATAATCATAACTTTGAATTCGAAAAGCAGGGCGAAACCAGCGGATATGAGATCCTTTTGGCAGAAACAGATAAAAATCTGGTCAATTTCGAACTGGATTTATATTGGGTGGTACGTGCCGGGCACGATCCGATAAAACTATTTAAAGAAAACCCAGGTCGTTTTACCATGTGGCACGTGAAGGACATGGATAAGGCCAATCCAGATTTAAATGCTGAAGTAGGAACTGGATCAATCGATTTTAAACCGATTTTTGCTGAGGCCAAACTTTCGGGCATGAAGTATTTTTTTGTTGAGCACGAAACCAATTATAAGCCAAACCCGGTTGCATCGGTTACCGCAAGCTGCGCTTATATCAAAAAGGAATTAATTTAA
- a CDS encoding sugar phosphate isomerase/epimerase family protein has protein sequence MNSRRTFLKQAGLAASATLLIPSFAFNKANKNVGLQLYTLRDLLPKDVNGVIEKVAGAGYKEVETYGFANGKFWNLSIKEFKTLLDANGLKAPSGHYGMDEFAKTGKTDKLKADIDSCAAIGGKYFTIAGAHVDMSKGADGFKKTASDFNKVAEIAKQSGLKFAYHNHDFEFKKLDNLTGYDLYLQETDKNLVNFEMDLYWVVRSGNDPLAFFKKYPGRFPMWHVKDMDKTKPELNTEVGKGSIDFKSIFAGAKLAGMQHFFVEHENNYQPDPIGSIKTSCDYIKANLV, from the coding sequence ATGAATTCAAGAAGAACTTTTTTAAAGCAGGCTGGGTTAGCAGCAAGTGCTACTCTGCTTATTCCATCTTTTGCTTTTAATAAAGCAAATAAAAATGTGGGCCTGCAGTTGTACACACTTCGAGATCTTTTACCCAAAGATGTAAATGGCGTGATCGAAAAAGTGGCCGGGGCAGGCTATAAAGAAGTAGAAACTTATGGTTTCGCTAACGGAAAGTTCTGGAATTTATCTATAAAGGAGTTTAAGACGTTACTTGATGCCAACGGATTAAAAGCACCAAGTGGCCATTACGGGATGGACGAGTTTGCAAAAACCGGTAAAACCGATAAGCTTAAGGCAGATATCGATTCTTGTGCAGCAATTGGTGGAAAGTATTTCACCATCGCTGGGGCACATGTCGACATGAGCAAGGGTGCGGATGGTTTCAAAAAAACAGCATCCGACTTTAACAAAGTTGCCGAAATAGCCAAACAATCGGGTTTAAAGTTTGCCTACCATAACCACGATTTCGAATTCAAAAAACTCGATAATCTTACAGGGTACGATCTTTATCTTCAGGAAACGGATAAAAACCTGGTTAATTTCGAAATGGATTTGTATTGGGTGGTGCGCTCTGGCAACGATCCGCTTGCTTTCTTTAAAAAATACCCCGGGCGTTTCCCAATGTGGCATGTTAAGGATATGGATAAAACCAAGCCAGAACTGAATACCGAAGTTGGGAAAGGTTCCATAGATTTTAAATCGATCTTTGCGGGAGCCAAACTGGCGGGAATGCAACACTTCTTTGTAGAGCACGAAAATAACTATCAACCCGACCCAATCGGATCGATAAAAACAAGCTGCGATTATATAAAGGCGAATTTGGTTTAG
- a CDS encoding nucleoside permease: MNTITRFKLSSMMFLEFFIWGAWFVTLGTFLGKNLLANDVQIGSAYSTQSLGAIIAPFIIGLIADKFFSAQKVLGILHLVGGVLLWVAGTSLNFEAFFPFILGYMIAFMPTLALVNSISFKQLKDPGKEFPSIRVFGTIGWIIAGLVIGWLNWEQSGNLVLTFKMASVASIALGVLSFFLPHTPPVKKGEKTSIRDILGLDALGLLKNKSFLLFFIASIAICIPLAFYYNFTNPFLNEVGMKKAAGVQALGQVSETLFMLLMPLFFARLGVKKMLAIGMIAWVVRYVFFAFGNAESNYWMLIGGIILHGICYDFFFVTGQIYTDRLAGEKFKSAAQGFITLATYGVGMLIGSIISGMVVNKYAVPGTHDWHTIWLIPAGIAGVVALFFILFFKDRNVAQTQIQAETQQR; the protein is encoded by the coding sequence ATGAATACCATCACTCGTTTTAAACTCTCATCCATGATGTTCCTCGAATTTTTTATCTGGGGCGCATGGTTCGTAACACTAGGTACCTTTCTGGGGAAAAATCTGTTAGCCAATGATGTTCAGATCGGTTCGGCCTATAGCACACAGTCGCTCGGTGCCATCATCGCACCCTTTATTATCGGTTTAATTGCAGATAAGTTTTTCTCTGCACAAAAAGTACTGGGCATTTTACATTTAGTTGGCGGCGTATTACTTTGGGTGGCAGGAACATCGCTGAATTTCGAAGCATTTTTCCCATTCATTTTGGGATACATGATCGCTTTTATGCCCACCCTTGCACTAGTCAATTCCATATCGTTTAAACAGCTTAAAGATCCCGGCAAGGAATTTCCATCTATACGTGTTTTTGGAACCATTGGTTGGATCATTGCCGGATTGGTAATTGGATGGTTGAACTGGGAACAATCTGGAAACCTTGTTTTGACGTTCAAAATGGCCTCTGTTGCCTCCATCGCGTTAGGTGTACTCAGCTTCTTTTTACCGCATACCCCTCCGGTAAAGAAAGGTGAAAAAACCTCTATCCGCGATATTTTGGGCTTAGATGCCCTTGGCTTACTTAAAAACAAGTCGTTCTTGTTATTTTTCATCGCATCAATTGCAATCTGTATTCCTTTGGCTTTTTATTATAATTTCACCAATCCATTTCTTAATGAAGTGGGAATGAAAAAAGCAGCAGGTGTGCAGGCTTTAGGTCAGGTTTCTGAAACCTTGTTCATGTTATTAATGCCGTTGTTTTTTGCTCGTCTTGGCGTAAAAAAAATGCTGGCAATAGGTATGATAGCGTGGGTTGTTAGGTATGTATTCTTTGCATTTGGTAACGCCGAAAGCAACTATTGGATGCTAATCGGTGGAATTATTCTCCACGGAATTTGTTACGATTTCTTCTTTGTTACAGGCCAGATTTATACAGATAGGCTTGCGGGAGAAAAATTTAAAAGTGCCGCTCAAGGCTTTATTACCCTGGCAACTTACGGCGTTGGTATGCTAATCGGCTCGATAATTTCGGGCATGGTTGTAAACAAATACGCTGTTCCGGGAACTCACGACTGGCACACCATTTGGTTAATTCCTGCGGGCATTGCCGGTGTTGTGGCGCTATTTTTCATCCTGTTTTTTAAAGATAGAAATGTAGCCCAAACCCAAATTCAGGCAGAAACACAGCAGCGATAA